The segment CGGTAGCGACCCGCCGCCCCGTCCGGCACCCGCCCGGACCCGGAAAGTGGGACAGCTCACGCCCCGGGAGCGGGCGGGGGGCTTGCGGGGGGAGCCCGGGAGGCAGATACGCTACGACCAGTAGCGAAAGAGCGACGACCAACGCGCCCCGCCCTCTGGGATCGGGCCGGGCGCACGGCGCGGGTGGGGACCCGCGCCGACGGTTCGGGCCCCGGCGGTACGGCCGGGCGGCTCGCTCCGGTTTTTCCGGGCGGATGGCGCCCGGCACCGGCTCCGGCGGGGGAGGATAGAGCCATGCAGTCACGGAATTCGCGTCTCAACAGCTCCACCCTGCGCGGTGCGGTGGACCTCGCCGCGGTCAAGGCGGCCGGAGAGGCCGCCCAGAAGGCCGAGCAGACCCGGGCCGAACGGGCCCGGCAGGCGGCGGCGGGCGACGGCCCGGCGCTCGCGGACTACCCCCTGGTGCTGGACGTCACCGAGGAGACCTTCGAGTCCGAGGTGGTCCAGCGCTCCGCCGAGGTCCCGGTGGTGGTGGACTTCTGGGCCGAGTGGTGCGGCCCGTGCAAGCAGCTGAGCCCGATCCTGGAGCGCCTCGCCGAGGAGTACGCGGGCCGGATCGTGCTCGCCAAGATCGACGTCGACGCCAACCAGCTGATCGCCCAGCAGTTCGGCATCCAGGGCATCCCGGCCGTGATGGCCGTGGTCGCGGGCCAGCTGGTCCCGCTGTTCCAGGGCGCCGAGAGCGAGCCGAACGTCCGCAAGATCCTGGACCAGCTGATCGCGGTGGCCGAGCAGCGCTTCGGCATCGTCGGCGGCGCCGCGGGCGGCCCCGGCGGCGGTGGCGAGGACGCGGCGGACGAGCCGCGGGTGCCGGCCGACCCGGCGCTGGAGGCGGCGCACGACGCGCTCGACCGGGGCGACCTGGCCGGCGCGGTGCGGGCCTACCAGAACGTGCTGAGCGAGCGCCCCGGCCACGTCGAGGCCAAGCTGGGCCTGGCCCAGGCGCAGCTGCTGCACCGGGTGGAGCAGCTCGACCCGCAGCAGGTGCGCACCGACGCGGCGGCCGACCCGAGGGACGTCCCGGCCCAGTTGCGGGCGGCCGACCTGGACCTGGTCGGCGGGCACGTCGAGGACGCCTTCGGCCGCCTGGTCGACACCGTCGCCCGGACCTTCGGCGACGACCGGGACGCGGCCCGGCTGCGGCTGCTGGAGCTGTTCGAGGTGATCGGCCCGGACGACCCGCGCACCGTCGCGGCCCGCCAGGCGCTGGCCCGGGTGCTGTTCTGACCCGTCGCCGGACCGCCGCCGGCGGCACTCGGTGACACCTCGGGTGACCTGCGGTGTCGGCGGTGATTTGACGACTTTCGAGTGCCTTCGGGGCGCCTTTACCAAATCTTGATAACACCCCTTCGCGGTCACATGATGTGACGGCGGAGGGGTGTTTCGTTCATGTTTCCGCCGATCGCCGACAGCCGCACATGCGATTTTGGTCACTCTCTGGCGCGGAGCCTTCGATTCCATGATCGCCCCCGTTCACTGTTGGATTACCCGTCAGTAACGGACCTCTTGTGCTCGGCCCGGGATTGGACCACGATCGGCCACGCCCGGTCCCTCGGCGACGAGGGTCCCCACCGGGTGAGGCCAGGGGGGTAACCGCAGATCCCACGCGGCGGTTCCTGGCCTCGCGACGGCCGCGCGACCCGCGCGGCCGCCTGGTTGTCGCTCGGGGGTGACCGTCCGCGCCGTCCCCACGGCACCGGGCGCTCTCCGCTACCGAGGACGTAGCTCTCTCTCCCATCCCGGTCCTGACCACGTGCGGGACGCACCGGAACGGCCGGAGGCGCACGTCCTAGAAGGAGGACACGCATGTCCCAGTCTTACGGCAAGACCCGCTGGAAGCGCTTCGCCCTGGTGATGGTCCCCAGCGTCGCGGCCACCGCCGCGATCGGCGTCTCGCTCGCCAACTCCGCCCTCGCGGCCTCGTTCGCGGTCTCCGGCCAGCAGTTCAAGGTCACCGTCGAGGACCTGCACGGCGACCGCTTCTCGCAGTTCGGCGGCGTCGACGTCGAGGCGAACGGCACCAGGCACCCGGTGGCCGTCTCGGCCTTCGACAGCGCCCGGCTGCAGAACCTCTGCCAGTCGGTGGTGACCGACCTCAGCGGGTTCGGGCTCGGCAAGTGGACCCTGGTCCTCAAGGCCGGCGACAGCTCGGACGAGGCCAAGCAGGTGCACGCCGAGAACCTGCTGATCGACCTCAACCAGCTCGAGGCGGACGCCACCTTCACCAACATCAACATCGGCCAGGACGCCAGCACCCTGCAGGGCAGCGCGGCGGACAAGGTCCGCAAGATCCCGGCACCCGGTGGCCTGCCGACCGGTCCGATGGGCTTCTCGCAGACCGCCGACACCGCCCACCTGACCGGCGTCAAGCAGACCGCCTGGGCGACCTCGGCCGGCACCTTCACCCTCAACGGCCTGCACCTGAACCTGAACAAGCAGGAAGACGGCAAGACCTACGAGTGCTACTAGTCCTGCCCTGAGGGCCCGTCCACCGGGCCCGACGGCGGACCACACCGGTCCGGGAGCGGCGCTCGGCCGCCCCCCGGACCGGCGCCCCGGCGTCCCCGGGGTCCTGCTCCCTTTCTCCCGCCTCGGACCCACCACGAGGAGTCGCACCATGTCCAGCGCAACCGCCGAGACCTGGCCCGAGAGCCAGGCGGGCATCGTCAGCCGCGTCTGGCGGGGGTTCCGCAGGTGGCGGCGCACCCGGCCGTTCTGGGGCGGGCTGCTCGCGATGATCGCCGGCGTGCCGATCCTGTACTTCCCGTACGCCAAGCTCAGCATCGGCGGCCTCACCATGACGATGGCCACCACGGCGGGCGCGGGCTCGCTGATCATCGGCCTGCTGCTGATCGCGCTGGGCCTGACCGCCTGGTTCCAGCCGGTGGTGCGGGTCTTCTGCGGGGTGGCGACCACCATCCTGGCGCTGATCTCCATCCCGGTCTCCAACCTCGGCGGCTTCGGCATGGGCGCGCTGCCCGGCCTGATCGCCGGCGGCCTGCTGGCCTCCTGGGCGCCGCTGCCGGCCCGCCCCGCGCCCGCCGCCGACGGCCCCGCCGGAGCCCCGGCCGACGGCCCCGCCGAGCGCACCGCCGACGCGCCGGCCGAGGCGCCCACCGCGCACCTGCCCGCCCAGGCCGCCGCCGAGCCGGGCGCGGCCCCGCAGACACCCGCCGAGGAGGATCAGCGGTGACCGAGCCCGAGAAACCGACCGTCCCCGGCCCGCGGCACGCGGCGCCCCGGGCGGGGGTGCGCTCCCGGCTGCGCGGCCGGGCGCTGGCGATCGCCGCCGTGCCGACCGCGCTGCTGGTCGGCGCGGCCTACGCGCCGACGCTGGCGGTCGCCGCCGACCCGCAGGCCGGCGCCTGCGCCCCGGACGCGGTGCTCAAGGAGACGCCCGTCCCGAAGAGCGAGATCAAGGTCCAGGCGGACGCCGCGGGCAGCGCCACCGCGGTCCCCGCGGCACTCACCGGCACCGGCACCGGCACCGTGCGGTCCGCCGTCTACACCGTGCCGAAGGCGGACGCGGCGGCCCCCGGCGTCCAGCAGGCCGGCGCGATCGACGACTGGTGGAACAACCTGATCCACCCCGGCCAGAGCCCGACCCCCACGCCGACCCCCACGCCGACCCCGGCCCCGGCCGCGACCCCGGCTCCCACGCCGACCCCGGCCCCGACCCCGTCCGCCGGGCAGCCCGCCGCCACCCCCACGCCCGAGGCCCCGCCGGCCGGCGCGCCGCAGTCCACCGCCCCGAAGTCCACCGCCCCGAAGCCCGCCCCGTCCCCGTCCGCCTCGGCGGCCCCGGACTGCCTGGTCAGCACCAAGGGCCTGGCGGCGAAAGCGGCCCCCCGCGGCCACGTGGTGCCGGACCAGAACTGGGTGCTGCACTCGACCCGGCTGGCGCTGCACGGCTCGGTGTTCAACGGCGTCTACGACGTCACCACCGAGAGCGGCACCAAGCGGGTGCTGAAGTTCACCACCGACAGCGTCGACATCGAGAACCTCGACATGTCGACGATCCAGATCCCCGGCCTGACCTTCCACGTGAAGAGCCGCCCGGGCTCGACCTCGACCATGCGCAACGGCCCGATCACCATGTACGTGGAGAGCCTGTCCGGCGAGCTGGCGGCGGTCTACGGGATCCCGAACCCGATCCCGCTCGGCAGGATCACGCTCACCCCGGACACCCTCCCGAAGTGGCTCTGGGACCTGCTGAGCACCGTCCCGGTCCCGCTGGACCTGACCCTGGCCGACGCCAAGGCGGTGCAGGCCGGCCAGTTCGGCGGCGACCTGACGATCCCCGGCATGCGGCTGTTCAACGACAAGGAGCCGTACGACGGTTGAGCCGCCACCGCCACCGCCACCGCCGCCGCCGCCGGTGCGGCGGCCGGACGCCGCAGGGGCGGGACCCGGTCCTCGGGTCCCGCCCCTGCGGCGTCGCGGCGTTCGCGCGCGGGCGGCTCAGCCGTCCGCGCGGGCGCCCAGGTGGTGCACCTGGACCAGGTTGGTGGTGCCCGGGATGCCGACCGGCACGCCGGCCGTGACGATCACCGTGTCGCCCTCGGCGAGGCGGCCCAGCTTGAGCAGCTCGCGGTCGACCTGCTCGACCATCTCGTCGGTGGTGTCCACCTGCTCCGAGACGTACGCCTCGACGCCCCAGCTCAGCGAGAGCTGGTTGCGGGTGGCGACGTCCGGGGTGAAGGCGATCACCGGGATCGGCGAGCGGTAGCGGGACAGGCGGCGGGCGGTGTCACCGGACTTGGTGAACGCGACCAGCGCCTTGCCGTCGAGGAAGTCGCCCAGCTCGCACGCGGCGCGGGCGACCGAGCCGCCCTGGGTGCGCGGCTTGCGGCCCGGGTTGAGCGGCTGGAGGCCCTGCGAGAGCAGCTCCTCCTCGGCCTTCTCGGCGATCTTGCTCATGGTCTTGACGGTCTCGACCGGGTACTTGCCGACGCTCGACTCGGCGGACAGCATGACCGCGTCCGCGCCGTCCAGGATGGCGTTGGCGACGTCGGAGACCTCGGCGCGGGTGGGGCGCGAGGCGTGGATCATCGACTCCATCATCTGGGTGGCGACGATGACCGGCTTGGCGTTGCGGCGGGCCAGGGTGACCAGCTGCTTCTGGACCAGCGGCACCTTCTCCAGCGGGTACTCGACCGCGAGGTCGCCGCGGGCCACCATGATCGCGTCGAAGGCGAGGACGATCTCCTCCATCGCCTCGACGGCCTGCGGCTTCTCGATCTTGGCGATGACCGGCACCCGGATGCCGACCTCGTCCATGACCTTGTGCACGTCGTCGATGTCCGCGGCGTTGCGGACGAAGGACAGCGCGACCATGTCGACGCCCATCGCCAGGGCGAAGCGCAGGTCGTCCTTGTCCTTCTCGGACAGCGCGGGGACGTTCACCGCCGCGCCGGGCAGGTTGATGCCCTTGTTGTTGGAGAGCACACCGCCCTCGACCACCACGGTCTTCACCCGCGGGCCGTCGACGCTGACGACCTCCAGGGCGACGACGCCGTCGTTGATCAGGATCGGGTCGCCGGGCTTCACGTCGCCGGGCAGGCCCTTGTAGGTGGTGCCGCAGATGTACTGGTCACCGGGGACGTCCTCGGTGGTGATGGTGAACGTGTCGCCGTTGTCAACGGTCACCGGGCCGTTGGCGAAGGTCGCCAGACGGATCTTGGGGCCCTGCAGGTCGGCCAGCACGCCGATGGTGCGGCCGGTGTCCTCCGAGACCTGGCGGACGCGGCGGTACCGGTCCTCGTGCTCGGAGTGGGAGCCGTGGCTCATGTTGAGGCGGGCGACGTTCATGCCCGCTTCGACGATGGCCTTCAGCTGTTCGTAGGAGTCCGTCGCGGGACCCAGGGTGCAGACAATTTTCGCTCGGCGCATATCCGTCAGTCTATCCGTTCGTGTTATCGGTGCATTCGGCTCGAATCGTCAGATATCGCCAACGAACATTCCGAGGGATGGGATACTGACGGGTAGTCATCCCGCGCGGGGCCTACACCTCGTGGACCAGCGCGAACGTCTGCCGGGCGATCTCCAGCTCCTCGTCGGTCGGCACCACCGCCACGGCGACCCGCGAGTAGGACGGCGAGACCGTCCGCGCGTCCCGCGAGCGCACCGCGTTCAGTTCCGGATCGACCGAAATGCCCAGCTCCTCCAGATTGGCACAGACCGCGGCCCGCACCTCGGCGGAGTTCTCCCCGACCCCGGCGGTGAACGCCACCGCGTCCACCCGCCCGAGCACCGCGTAGTAGCCGCCCAGGTAGCGGCGGATCCGGTGCACGTACGAGTCGAAGGCCAGCTTGGCGTCCTCCTCGCCCTCCTGCGCCCGGCGGACCACCTCGCGCATGTCGTTGTCCCCGCACAGGCCGAGCAGGCCGCTGCGCCGGTTCAGCAGGTCGTCGATCTGGTCGACGCTCATCCCGCCCACCCGGTGCAGGTGGAACACCAGGCCCGGGTCCGCGTCGCCCGAACGGGTGCCCATCACCAGGCCCTCCAACGGGGTCAGGCCCATCGAGGTCTCCACGCACACCCCGCCCGCCACCGCCGAGGCCGAGGCGCCGTTGCCCAGGTGCAGCACGATCACGTTCAGCTCCGCCGGGTCCCGGCCGAGCAGCCGGGCGGTGGCCCGCGAGACGTACTGGTGCGAGGTGCCGTGGAAGCCGTAGCGGCGCACCCGGTGCTCGTCCGCGACGGCCCGGTCGATCGCGTAGCGGGCCGCGTGCTCGGGCAGCGTGGCGTGGAACGCGGTGTCGAACACCGCGACCTGCGGCAGGTCCGGGCGCAGCCGGCGGGCCACCTCGATGCCGGTGATGTTCGCCGGGTTGTGCAGCGGCGCGACCGGGATCAGCCGGCGGATCTCGCCCAGCACCGCGTCGGTGACCAGGGTCGGCCGGGTGAAGCGCAGCCCGCCGTGCACCACCCGGTGCCCGATCGCCGCCAGCTCCGGCGAGTCCAGGCCCATCAGGTCCTTCGCCAGCTCCTCGGCGACCGCCTCCAGCGCCACGTCGTGCCCGTCGAACCGGCGCAGCGTCTCGCGCGGCTCCCCGGTCAGCGGCAGGTGCAGCAGCCGGCCGCCCTCCTCGCCGATCCGCTCCACCAGCCCGGACGCCAGCTTCGCGCCGTCCAGCATGTCGATCAGCTGGTACTTCACCGAGGACGACCCGGCGTTCAGCACCAGGACACGGGTACCGGTGGTCACTGCGCGCCTCCTGCGGCGGGGGTGTCGGTCTCGACGGCGGTCTGGGACTGGATCGCGGTGATCGCCACGGTGTTCACGATGTCCTCCACCAGGGCGCCCCGGGACAGGTCGTTCACCGGCTTGTTCAGACCCTGCAGCACCGGCCCGACCGCGATCGCCCCGGCCGAGCGCTGCACCGCCTTGTACGTGTTGTTGCCGGTGTTCAGGTCCGGGAAGACCAGCACGGTGGCCCGCCCGGCCACCGCCGACCCCGGCAGCTTGGTCGCCGCGACGTACGCGTCCACCGCCGCGTCGTACTGGATCGGGCCCTCCACCAGCAGGTCGGGGCGCAGCTCGCGGACCAGCTCGGTGGCCTTGCGGACCTTGTCCACGTCCGCGCCGGTGCCCGAGGTGCCGGTCGAGTACGACAGCATCGCCACCCGGGGCTCCACCCCGAACTGGGCGGCGGTCTCCGCCGACTGGATCGCGATGTCGGCCAGCTGCTGGGCGTCCGGGTCCGGGTTGACCGCGCAGTCGCCGTACACCAGCACCTTGTCGGCCAGGCACATGAAGAACACCGAGGAGACGATCGCCGCCCCCGGCGAGGTCTTGATCACCTCGAAGGCCGGGCGGATGGTCGCCGCCGTCGAGTGCACCGCGCCCGAGACCATGCCGTCCGCGATGCCCTCCCGCACCATCAGGGTGCCGAAGTACGAGACGTCGGTGACCACGTCCAGCGCCCGCTCCACCGTCATGCCCTTGTGCGCCCTGGCCTTCGCGTACAGCTCGGCGAACTGCTGGCGCAGCGGGCTGGCCGCCGGGTCGACGATCCGCACCTGGGCGCCCTCGTCGCCCGCCTGCGGGAACTCGATGCCGAGCGCGGCGACCCTGCGGTGCACCGCGTCCGGCTCGCCGAGCAGGGTCAGGTCGCAGATGTTGCGGCGCAGCAGCACCTCGGCGGCGCGCAGCACCCGGTCCTCGGTGCCCTCCGGGAGGACGATGTGCCGGCGGTCCGCGCGGGCCCGCTCCAGCAGCGCGTGCTCGAACATCATCGGGGTCACCCGCTCGGACCGGCTCAGCTCGATCCGGCTGGTCAACTCGGCGGTGTCCACGTGCAGTTCGAACAGGCCGAGGGCGATCTCGGCCTTCCGCGGGCTGTTCGGCCCGATCCGGCCCTCCAGGTGGGTGAGCGCCGCCGCGGTCAGCCAGGAGCCCTCGGCCACCTCCGCCACCGGCGTCCCCGGGGCCAGCCGGGAGGCCAGCGCCATCACGTTCGGGCCCGGGTGCTGGCCCAGCGTCAGCAGCACGCCGGCGATCGGCGGCGAGCCCGCCGCGTGCGCCGCCAGCGCCCCGACCACCAGGTCGGCCCGGTCGCCCGGGGTCACCACCAGCGCGCCCTCGGTCAGCGCGTCCAGGAAGGTCGGCAGCATCGCCCCGCCGAACACGAAGTTCCGCACGTCCCGGGAGAGCCCCGCCGCGTCGCCCAGCAGCACCGTCGCGCCGGTCGCCTCGACCAGCTGGGCCACCGTCGGCGCGGCCAGCGCGGGCTCCTCCGGGATCACGTACACCGGCACCGGCAGCTTCTCGCCCAGCGTCCGCTGCACCTGCTGCTTGGCCCCCGGCCGGACCCGGTTGGCCACCATCGCCAGGATCGAGCACCCCAGGTCCCGGTAGGCCCGGTGCGCGTTGCGGACCTCGGCGACCACCGCCGCCGGGTCCTCGTGCCGGCCGCCGACCACCGGCAGCACGCCCGCCCCGAACTCGTTCGCCAGCCGGGCGTTGAACGCCAGCTCGTCCGGGATGTTGGTCTCCGAGAAGTCGGTGCCCAGCACCAGCACCGCCTGGCAGCGCCGCTCCAGCTGGTGGAACCGGTCCACCAGCGCCGAGACCAGCTCGTCCTGCCCGCGGGCCGCCTGCAGCGCCGCCGCCTCGTCGTACGTCAGCCCGTACAGCTCGGACGCCGGCAGGTCCAGCCGGTAGCGGCCGCGCAGCAGCTCCACCACGTGGTCGCTGCCCGGACCGCCGCCGTCCGGCACGTGCACCAGCGGCCGGAACACCCCGACCCGGTCCACCTGGCGGGTGAGCAGTTCCATGACCCCGAGCTCCACGGCCTGCCGGCCGTCCCCCCGGTCGATCCCGGTCACGTACACGCTGCGCGCCACGGTGGAGCTCTCCGTCCGGTCGTCCCAGGCTGCGGTCACCTCGACCATACCTTCGGACGACACGGCGGCCGTGCTGCGGCACCCGGACGGGGCGTCAGGGGCCCGGGGGCCCGCGGGCCGAGGGGGTTCAGGCGTGCAGGGCGACCAGCGAGCCGAGGCCGGCCAGCGCGCAGTAGACGGCGAACGGGGTGAGGCTGCGGGTCTCGAAGTACCTGGTCAGGAAGCGCACCGAGACGTAGCCGGCCGCGAAGGCGGCCAGCGAGCCGGCCAGCAGCGGGCCGCGGACGGCGGTGTTCGCGGGGGAGAGCAGCTCGGGGAGTTTGAGGGCGGAGGCGGCCAGGATGACCGGGGTGGCGAGCAGGAAGGAGAACCGGGCGGCGTCCTCGTGGTGCAGGCCGCGCAGGATGCCGGCGCTCATCGTGGTGCCGGAGCGGGAGACGCCGGGCAGCAGGGCGAGGATCTGCGCGGAGCCGATCCAGGCGCCCTGGCGGAAGGTCAGCCGGGCCAGCCGCCGGTCGGAGTCGGCCGCCGGGTGGTCGGCGGCCCGGCGGCGGCCCGGGCCGCCGCGCCGGAGCCGCTCGGCGCCGTACAGCACCAGGCCGTTGAGGGTGAGGAAGACGGCCGCCGGGGTGGGCTTGCCGAGGGCGTCGCGCAGCAGGTGGTCGAGGGCGAGCCCGGCCGCGCCGACCGGGAGGGTGGAGACCACCAGCAGCCAGCCGAGCTTCTGCTCGGGGGTGGCGATCTCCCGCCGGGCGACCGAGCCGGCCAGGCCGCGGACGATCCGGACCCAGTCGCGGCGGAAGTACACCACCAGGGCGAGCGCGGTCGCCAGGTGCAGGCCGACCAGGACGGCCAGGTACGGGGAGCCGTCGGCGGTGACGTCCAGGTCGCGCCCGGTCCGCCCGCCGATCAGCGCCGGTATCAGGATCGAGTGGCCGAGGCTGGAGACCGGGAACAGCTCGGTGACGCCCTGGAGCAGGCCGATGCCGACGGACTCCGGGTAGGTCGGGGACGGCGACATCGCACTCTTCTCGGCGGCTGCGGCGGGCGGCGGGCGAGCGCGAACCTACTACAGCGTTGTAGACGAGTGCGATGCCGGGCGGGATCCTTTACCCGATGTTCAGCGGGGCGTTCAGCGGGCCGGCCGGAGCCAGACGGTGGCCAGCGGCGGCAGCACCAGCTCGGCCGAGCGCGGCTGCGCGTTCCACGGCTCCGGCTCCGACTTCACCGGGCTGGAGTTGGCCACCCCGCCGCCGCCGTACCGCTCGGCGTCGGTGTTCAGCGCCTCCTCCCACAGCTGCTCGGCGCCCTCCAGTCGGGGCAGGCCGACCCGGAAGCCGTGCCGGACCACCGGGGAGAAGTTGCAGACCGCGACCAGCGGGCTGCCGTCCGCCGCGAACCGGACGAAGGACAGCACGTTGTCCTCGGCCGCCCCGCCGTCCAGCCAGGCGAACCCGGCCGGGACGGTGTCCTGCTCGTACAGCGCCGGGGTGTCCCGGTAGACGTGGTTCAGGTCGCCGACCAGCCGCTGCACGCCGCGGTGGTCGCCGTGCGCCGGCCAGCCCTCGTCCAGCACCCACCACTGCGGGCCGCTCTCGTGGTCCCACTCCGCGCCCTGGGCGAACTCCTGCCCCATGAACAGGAGTTGCTTGCCCGGGTGGGCCCACATGAAGCCCAGGTAGGCGCGGTGGTTGGCGCGCTGCTGCCACCAGTCGCCGGGCATCTTGGAGACCAGCGCCCGCTTGCCGTGCACCACCTCGTCGTGCGAGATCGGCAGGATGTAGTTCTCCGAGTAGGCGTACACCATCGAGAAGGTGATCTCGTCGTGGTGGTACCTGCGGTGCACCGGCTCCTTGGAGATGTACACCAGCGAGTCGTGCATCCAGCCCATGTTCCACTTCAGCCCGAAGCCCAGGCCGCCGCTGTCGGTCGGCCGGGTCACGCCGTCCCAGGCGGTGGACTCCTCGGCGACCGTCAGCACCCCGGGGCAGCGCCGGTAGACGGTGGCGTTCATCTCCTGCAGGAAGGAGGCCGCGTCCAGGTTCTCCCGGCCGCCGTACTGGTTGGGCGTCCAGGCGCCGCCCTCGCGGGAGTAGTCGAGGTAGAGCATCGAGGCGACCGCGTCCACCCGCAGGCCGTCGACGTGGAACTCCTCGCACCAGTACACCGCGTTGGCGACCAGGAAGTTGCGCACCTCGGTGCGGCCGTAGTCGAACTCCAGCGTCCCCCAGTCCGGGTGCTCGGCGCGCAGCGGGTCGGCCGGCTCGTACAGCGGCTCGCCGTCGAACCGGGCCAGCGCGAAGTCGTCCTTCGGAAAGTGCGCGGGCACCCAGTCGACCAGCACGCCGATGCCGTGCCGGTGCAGGGTGTCGACCAGGAAGCGGAAGTCGTCGGGGGTGCCGAGCCGGGCCGTCGGGGCGTAGAAGCCGGAGACCTGGTAGCCCCAGGAGCCGCCGAACGGGTGCTCCATCACCGGCATGAACTCCACGTGCGTGAAGCCGAGTTCGGTCAGGTAGCCGGGCAGCACCTCGGCGATCTCCCGGTACGTGGTCAGCTCCGGGCGCCAGGACGCCAGGTGCAGCTCGTAGACCGACAGCGGGGCCCGGTGGTGGACGGCGCGGGCCCGCCGCTCCATCCACTCGGCGTCCTGCCACTCGTGCCGGGAGACCGTCACCACCGAGGCGGTGTCCGGCGGGCACTGGGCGGCCCGGGCCAGCGGGTCGGCCTTCTCCAGCCGCTGCCCGTGCCGGGTGAGGATCTGGTACTTGTAGCGCTCGCCCTCGCCGACGCCCGGCAGGAACACCTCCCACACGCCCGAGGAGCCCAGCGAGCGCATCGGGTGCGCGGTGCCGTCCCAGTGGTTGAACGAGCCGATCACCCGCACCCCGACCGCGTTCGGCGCCCACACCGCGAACGCGGTGCCCGCCACCCCGTCGACCGTGCGCAGGTGCGAGCCGAGCGCCGTCCACAGCTGCTCGTGCCGGCCCTCCCGGATCAGGTGCAGGTCCAGCTCGCCCAGCGTCGGCGCGAAGCGGTAGCCGTCCTCCTGGACGACCGGCTCGCCGCCCGGGTACGCCACCCGCAGCGTGTAGCGCGGGAAGCGCTGCCCGGTCAGCAGGCCGGTGAACAGGCCGTCCTGCTGGTGGGTCAGCTCGGCCGGGCCCAGCTCGGTCTCCACCACCACCCGCTCCGCGAACGGCCGCAGCACCCGGACCGCGGTGCCCTCGGGCACCTCGTGCGCGCCCAGCAGCCCGTGCGGGTCGTGGTGCGCGCCGGAGACCAGCCGCTCCACCTCGGCGGGCGGCAGCGGCGCCTCCGGCAGCCGCAGCGCGCCCCCGCCGGCCTGCGGCCGCGCCGCCGCCGCACCGGACCGGGCGGCCTTCGCCGGAGCCTTCGTCGCAGCCTTCGCGGCGGGCTTGGCGGCGGCCTTGCCGGTGGACTTCGCCGCCGGCTTGGCGGGCGCCTTCGCGGCGGGCCGCCCGCCGGCGGCCCCGCTGCGCGGGCCGCTGCGGAACGTGGCCGGGACGGCCGGTTGGCGGTCGGCGGACGGGTCGAGCGGACCGAGCGGGGTCACGGCGGAATCCTCCAGGATCGGAGTGCCTCGCGCGGGGACGCGGGACAACTGTGGAGTGGGGCAGGGGAGTTCGCGCGCCGAAGCGGCGTCGGCGGCGCGCGTGGCGCGAGCGCCGCGGGGAGAGCGGGTGAGCGAGGGCCTGGTGGTGCGGGCGCCGCCCGGGGAAGCGACTCGCCCGGCCGCCCCACGGGCGGCCGGGCGGGGGTCAGACGGTGTCGGCCAAGCGGTTGATCGCGGCCAGCGGGATCGGCAGCCAGCTCGGTCGGTGCCGGGCCTCGTACACCACCTCGTACACCGCCTTGTCGATCTCCAGCGCGCGCATCAGCTCCGGCGTCGCCGCCGGGTCGACCCCGCCGCCCGCCGTGTAGCCGGCGCAGTACGCGGCCCGGTTGCGGGCCGCCCAGGCCGAGGCGAGCAGGGCCAGCTCCGGG is part of the Kitasatospora setae KM-6054 genome and harbors:
- a CDS encoding tetratricopeptide repeat protein translates to MQSRNSRLNSSTLRGAVDLAAVKAAGEAAQKAEQTRAERARQAAAGDGPALADYPLVLDVTEETFESEVVQRSAEVPVVVDFWAEWCGPCKQLSPILERLAEEYAGRIVLAKIDVDANQLIAQQFGIQGIPAVMAVVAGQLVPLFQGAESEPNVRKILDQLIAVAEQRFGIVGGAAGGPGGGGEDAADEPRVPADPALEAAHDALDRGDLAGAVRAYQNVLSERPGHVEAKLGLAQAQLLHRVEQLDPQQVRTDAAADPRDVPAQLRAADLDLVGGHVEDAFGRLVDTVARTFGDDRDAARLRLLELFEVIGPDDPRTVAARQALARVLF
- a CDS encoding DUF6230 family protein; translation: MSQSYGKTRWKRFALVMVPSVAATAAIGVSLANSALAASFAVSGQQFKVTVEDLHGDRFSQFGGVDVEANGTRHPVAVSAFDSARLQNLCQSVVTDLSGFGLGKWTLVLKAGDSSDEAKQVHAENLLIDLNQLEADATFTNINIGQDASTLQGSAADKVRKIPAPGGLPTGPMGFSQTADTAHLTGVKQTAWATSAGTFTLNGLHLNLNKQEDGKTYECY
- a CDS encoding DUF6114 domain-containing protein, encoding MSSATAETWPESQAGIVSRVWRGFRRWRRTRPFWGGLLAMIAGVPILYFPYAKLSIGGLTMTMATTAGAGSLIIGLLLIALGLTAWFQPVVRVFCGVATTILALISIPVSNLGGFGMGALPGLIAGGLLASWAPLPARPAPAADGPAGAPADGPAERTADAPAEAPTAHLPAQAAAEPGAAPQTPAEEDQR
- the pyk gene encoding pyruvate kinase, which codes for MRRAKIVCTLGPATDSYEQLKAIVEAGMNVARLNMSHGSHSEHEDRYRRVRQVSEDTGRTIGVLADLQGPKIRLATFANGPVTVDNGDTFTITTEDVPGDQYICGTTYKGLPGDVKPGDPILINDGVVALEVVSVDGPRVKTVVVEGGVLSNNKGINLPGAAVNVPALSEKDKDDLRFALAMGVDMVALSFVRNAADIDDVHKVMDEVGIRVPVIAKIEKPQAVEAMEEIVLAFDAIMVARGDLAVEYPLEKVPLVQKQLVTLARRNAKPVIVATQMMESMIHASRPTRAEVSDVANAILDGADAVMLSAESSVGKYPVETVKTMSKIAEKAEEELLSQGLQPLNPGRKPRTQGGSVARAACELGDFLDGKALVAFTKSGDTARRLSRYRSPIPVIAFTPDVATRNQLSLSWGVEAYVSEQVDTTDEMVEQVDRELLKLGRLAEGDTVIVTAGVPVGIPGTTNLVQVHHLGARADG
- a CDS encoding acetate/propionate family kinase codes for the protein MTTGTRVLVLNAGSSSVKYQLIDMLDGAKLASGLVERIGEEGGRLLHLPLTGEPRETLRRFDGHDVALEAVAEELAKDLMGLDSPELAAIGHRVVHGGLRFTRPTLVTDAVLGEIRRLIPVAPLHNPANITGIEVARRLRPDLPQVAVFDTAFHATLPEHAARYAIDRAVADEHRVRRYGFHGTSHQYVSRATARLLGRDPAELNVIVLHLGNGASASAVAGGVCVETSMGLTPLEGLVMGTRSGDADPGLVFHLHRVGGMSVDQIDDLLNRRSGLLGLCGDNDMREVVRRAQEGEEDAKLAFDSYVHRIRRYLGGYYAVLGRVDAVAFTAGVGENSAEVRAAVCANLEELGISVDPELNAVRSRDARTVSPSYSRVAVAVVPTDEELEIARQTFALVHEV
- the pta gene encoding phosphate acetyltransferase; this translates as MARSVYVTGIDRGDGRQAVELGVMELLTRQVDRVGVFRPLVHVPDGGGPGSDHVVELLRGRYRLDLPASELYGLTYDEAAALQAARGQDELVSALVDRFHQLERRCQAVLVLGTDFSETNIPDELAFNARLANEFGAGVLPVVGGRHEDPAAVVAEVRNAHRAYRDLGCSILAMVANRVRPGAKQQVQRTLGEKLPVPVYVIPEEPALAAPTVAQLVEATGATVLLGDAAGLSRDVRNFVFGGAMLPTFLDALTEGALVVTPGDRADLVVGALAAHAAGSPPIAGVLLTLGQHPGPNVMALASRLAPGTPVAEVAEGSWLTAAALTHLEGRIGPNSPRKAEIALGLFELHVDTAELTSRIELSRSERVTPMMFEHALLERARADRRHIVLPEGTEDRVLRAAEVLLRRNICDLTLLGEPDAVHRRVAALGIEFPQAGDEGAQVRIVDPAASPLRQQFAELYAKARAHKGMTVERALDVVTDVSYFGTLMVREGIADGMVSGAVHSTAATIRPAFEVIKTSPGAAIVSSVFFMCLADKVLVYGDCAVNPDPDAQQLADIAIQSAETAAQFGVEPRVAMLSYSTGTSGTGADVDKVRKATELVRELRPDLLVEGPIQYDAAVDAYVAATKLPGSAVAGRATVLVFPDLNTGNNTYKAVQRSAGAIAVGPVLQGLNKPVNDLSRGALVEDIVNTVAITAIQSQTAVETDTPAAGGAQ